Below is a window of Aeromonas veronii DNA.
GATCCCTGTTTGAAGCGTCGCAACACCATGGCCATCACCCCCTCTTGGGAATCGAGATAGTACTGGCGTTCGAGCTCGCGTAACCGGCGTGTGAGCAGCGGGTTGATATAGGCCAGATTATCGGCACTGAGCAGGCTCTCTGATCCAGGCAGGTGGGTGTGAGCCAGCTGTAGCAGAGTGAACATCTCTTTATGTTCCCAGGCGTGGCTCAGCTGTCCCATCAGCTGATTTTTCAGCTCGCGCTGGGCCGGATCGGGCTCGCGATCGGGATGGAGCGCCATCGCCAGTTTGCGATAGAGCTGCTTTAAGCTGGATTTGTTAAACAATGCTTCAATGCGGGCGTCGTCTGCCGCATCGTGGTCGTCCCATGGTACCTGCCCGAACGGATCGTCCTCATCGGTGGCGTGGCCGTCAGCAAAGCGGTCGTCATCGAAAGTTTCGTCATCAATGGATCCGTGTTGCCCATCCTCAGCCATCCGCGCATGGGCCTGTTCGACATAGTCGCGCAGCTTGACCGGATCCTGCACGAAGGCCAATAAGGTCTCATGGTCGTCAGGCGCGTGGCCACAGAGTTCCATCAGCATGGTGCGGATGAAATCACACTGCTCATCGAGCGTCTCTGGGTCCATGTGGCGGGCGGTATTGGTCTGCAGAGCGATGGCGATGACGCTGAGGTCGAGATCACCGCGAAAAGGATTGGACTCAAGATAGTTAAATAACTCGTGGATCCAGTCATGCAACACTTCGCGTTGCCACTCGGTGAAGCTCTTGCGGGCGGAGAAGGCGGTGAGGCGCTGGCAGAATTGATAGATGAGGGCACATTGCTGGCGCTCGAGGGGGTCGATCTCCTGGGTAAAACGGTCGTAGAGCGCGCGGCCATCGCGGGCAAACTTGTCTAGCTTGGCTTGTTGCTTCTCGATGGCTTGCCATTGGCGATGAAACAGGTCGAGGGCGGGGTTACCGCTTTGGTGCGGACGAGCAGGGGTCTTACGTGCTGATGGTTTGCTGCGGGTTTTACTCAAGGGCATAGCGGTCGCCTCCTTATGACACGAACCAGATTGCCAGATAACAAAAAACCGGCACAAGGCCGGTTGGGGTTGTGCGAGTGAGCACAGTGTCAGAGTTGACTGACAGGACTGGGTGGTGGGCAACGCGGCGCAACAACCAGTGAACATGAAAGAGTGGGGTGGCTGATGGGGCTCGAACCCACGACAACCGGAATCACAATCCGGGACTCTACCAACTGAGCTACAGCCACCACAAAAACTATTGCCATCTGTGTCTGCCAAGTGCTTGCCA
It encodes the following:
- a CDS encoding J domain-containing protein, producing MPLSKTRSKPSARKTPARPHQSGNPALDLFHRQWQAIEKQQAKLDKFARDGRALYDRFTQEIDPLERQQCALIYQFCQRLTAFSARKSFTEWQREVLHDWIHELFNYLESNPFRGDLDLSVIAIALQTNTARHMDPETLDEQCDFIRTMLMELCGHAPDDHETLLAFVQDPVKLRDYVEQAHARMAEDGQHGSIDDETFDDDRFADGHATDEDDPFGQVPWDDHDAADDARIEALFNKSSLKQLYRKLAMALHPDREPDPAQRELKNQLMGQLSHAWEHKEMFTLLQLAHTHLPGSESLLSADNLAYINPLLTRRLRELERQYYLDSQEGVMAMVLRRFKQGSKQKTEAAFADHRDYLAQDITDLNQMLAEITSLKNLKPYLAARFAQAQEAIWEDDPDFDRLFR